From the Candidatus Cloacimonadota bacterium genome, one window contains:
- a CDS encoding competence/damage-inducible protein A — protein sequence MHISAIITIGNEILLGSTINTNLAWLAKELALLGLPVEFSLTVKDEAKAIWQALKHAWESCDVVITTGGLGPTDDDITKREIASFFGAEMRFDAEIWANIQKNFSARNLATPEINRNQALVPEGFKSLTNLRGTAPGLFYEQGGKSFFAFAGVPLEMRHVFSTQAKPLLVAKYGSGEAIHQETLHTFGISESALAELLAGFSPLPEINLAWLPQTGRVDLRFYGRDQEKVTESANNCLKLVGDQVWGCNEDTPVSVLHNLLRKLKLTISVAESCTGGLLQKMLTDPPGASEVFLGGVVSYSNQLKQSLLRVRSETLAEHGAVSENCAQEMAAGIKNLTESSIAISITGVAGPDGGNPQKPVGTVCFGFSVFNRMWSLTQTFSGDRESIRHKAAEFALLYLIKHLQGTKI from the coding sequence ATGCACATAAGCGCCATCATCACCATCGGAAACGAAATCCTGCTGGGCAGTACCATCAACACAAATCTGGCCTGGCTTGCGAAGGAGCTTGCCCTGCTGGGTCTGCCGGTGGAGTTTTCCCTCACGGTAAAAGATGAAGCCAAAGCCATCTGGCAAGCCCTAAAACATGCTTGGGAAAGTTGCGACGTGGTGATCACCACCGGTGGCTTGGGCCCAACTGACGACGACATCACCAAACGCGAAATCGCCTCCTTCTTTGGAGCGGAGATGCGCTTCGACGCAGAGATCTGGGCCAACATACAAAAGAACTTTTCAGCCAGAAACCTGGCCACACCGGAGATAAACCGCAATCAAGCCCTGGTGCCGGAAGGATTCAAATCCCTCACCAACCTGCGCGGAACGGCTCCAGGCCTGTTCTATGAACAGGGGGGTAAGAGCTTTTTCGCCTTTGCTGGAGTACCTTTGGAAATGCGGCATGTCTTTTCAACCCAAGCCAAACCGCTCTTGGTGGCCAAATACGGCAGCGGAGAAGCCATCCACCAAGAAACCCTGCATACCTTCGGCATCTCTGAATCCGCCTTGGCAGAGCTCTTGGCAGGCTTTTCCCCACTTCCGGAGATTAATCTGGCCTGGCTGCCCCAGACGGGCAGGGTGGACCTGAGGTTTTACGGAAGAGACCAAGAAAAAGTGACAGAAAGCGCGAATAACTGCCTTAAATTGGTTGGCGATCAGGTTTGGGGCTGCAACGAAGACACGCCAGTAAGTGTTTTGCACAATTTGCTGAGGAAGCTGAAACTCACAATTTCCGTGGCGGAATCCTGCACCGGAGGCTTGCTGCAAAAAATGCTGACCGACCCGCCCGGAGCTTCGGAAGTGTTTCTGGGTGGCGTGGTCAGCTACTCAAACCAGCTCAAGCAAAGCCTGTTGCGGGTAAGGTCAGAAACCCTTGCGGAACATGGCGCGGTGAGCGAAAACTGCGCTCAGGAAATGGCTGCGGGAATAAAAAACTTGACAGAATCCTCAATCGCGATTTCCATAACCGGAGTGGCTGGTCCGGATGGTGGCAATCCTCAGAAACCGGTCGGGACCGTTTGTTTTGGTTTTTCAGTTTTTAACAGGATGTGGAGCCTGACCCAGACCTTCAGCGGAGACCGGGAATCCATCCGGCACAAGGCAGCGGAATTCGCTCTGCTATACCTGATCAAACATTTGCAAGGAACCAAGATTTGA